From Calliphora vicina chromosome 3, idCalVici1.1, whole genome shotgun sequence:
aAATGACTATagattatttttcttatatcttaACTGTATTGGCTTTAAAGGTACTTATTGTGGGCGGCGTAGGTTGTAATGAACGCCTACAGGATATGATGCGTATTATGTGTCAAGAAAGAAATGGCAAACTATTTGCCACCGATGAAAGTTATTGCATAGATAATGGTTTAATGATAGCTCATGCTGGTGCTGAAATGTTTAAAGCGGGCAGTCGTATGGAGTTCGATGACTCCTTTGTAACGCAAAGATATCGCACCGATGAAGTGTTGGTGACATGGCGCGACGATTAGTTatgcaaaatttaacattttcaaaataaaggacgtttttcaagaaatttcAAGTAACAAAACAATTCaagatacatattttaaaaagaacaGTAACAggtgtgtaaatatttattttttgtatttaaattcataaaattattaagcTTCTTATTTGCTATCACATTTCAATGGTTATTTATTTATCATTGATTCGATTACTCATTTAACTCCTTTTCTATACCCGTCCAATAACGCTTCATATCCATGGGAAACAAACGCTTGCCTTCAATTATATAGACAGCTCCATTTTCTTGTTTTTCCAAGGAACTCAGAATACAGCGCGACACATCAGCGGCACTTTGCTTATTTAGACGATCTAATACCAAATACGATTCATCACTCATATCAGGGAATAACATTTTCTCGGTAAAATTGGTAAACATATCGGTGATTGTAGCTCCGGGGCATACAGTTATAAACTTTACGCCACTACGTTGATAATAGATTTCCTTCTAaacaatgaaattatttttttaaccaaaaaaattattaatttttgagctcaataaaaaaaaaattatacatatgtacttactCCCATGCAGCgtgtaaaattaataataccAGCTTTTGTAGCCGCATAGATGGGTACCAAAAACATTGGATCCAAACCCACCACCGAGGCCATATTACAAATTATACCTCCCTTGCCACCCTTTTCCTTACTCATGACTTTCATGGCATTTAAAGTGGAATTAATCATGCCACCCAAGTTTACCAATAAAGTGCGCTGTACATCTTGATCATTGAAGAGACCGGCCACATTCACCACTATATCCAGATGgccaaaagtttttaaaatttcctcatATGTAGCCTCAATGCCCTTTGAATTGGCCACATCCATTTTGATTAGAAGCAAGTGTTGTGCCGGAAAAGCAGCTCTCAAAATAACAATTTCCTCCAAATTGTCCTGTAAATCTATTATGGCTACTTTctgtaatgaaatttatttattttttatttctttatttgaaaatatcaaaCTTAAACTTACATGAACATCGTGCATTAACAATTGTTTGACCACCTGCAATCCTATGCCATTGGCACCCCCTGTTACTATAGCATGTTTGCCTGTAAACgccattttgtattttatact
This genomic window contains:
- the Pdh gene encoding alcohol dehydrogenase 1 isoform X2, which produces MAFTGKHAIVTGGANGIGLQVVKQLLMHDVHVTIIDLQDNLEEIVILRAAFPAQHLLLIKMDVANSKGIEATYEEILKTFGHLDIVVNVAGLFNDQDVQRTLLVNLGGMINSTLNAMKVMSKEKGGKGGIICNMASVVGLDPMFLVPIYAATKAGIINFTRCMGKEIYYQRSGVKFITVCPGATITDMFTNFTEKMLFPDMSDESYLVLDRLNKQSAADVSRCILSSLEKQENGAVYIIEGKRLFPMDMKRYWTGIEKELNE
- the Pdh gene encoding fat body protein 2 isoform X1 — its product is MAFTGKHAIVTGGANGIGLQVVKQLLMHDVHKVAIIDLQDNLEEIVILRAAFPAQHLLLIKMDVANSKGIEATYEEILKTFGHLDIVVNVAGLFNDQDVQRTLLVNLGGMINSTLNAMKVMSKEKGGKGGIICNMASVVGLDPMFLVPIYAATKAGIINFTRCMGKEIYYQRSGVKFITVCPGATITDMFTNFTEKMLFPDMSDESYLVLDRLNKQSAADVSRCILSSLEKQENGAVYIIEGKRLFPMDMKRYWTGIEKELNE